A stretch of Aedes aegypti strain LVP_AGWG chromosome 2, AaegL5.0 Primary Assembly, whole genome shotgun sequence DNA encodes these proteins:
- the LOC5568186 gene encoding uncharacterized protein LOC5568186 isoform X1, translating into MKMKLLLLMCCCLVVMVLSEPCPDQTRPHASRCDQYFRCVLLPSKTHVWVPTQCKKGLIYEPQLKTCVLPGDNWECNLSAEEGEESGENVYGINNLPAAIYTGPTGRPVPSTTPVRSMDREVASTDSGYGASGVPEGSFTTEAESTNESETVTPGGLSNLPTVSGDNEGYYIVLDGDGNNRSTFYHTTAAYEVEETEEFSGDGIIEDVAPASGASYDGEMEDKQSSAMLSSEELSKTDLNLFLADYTLQESSEPPSKKNKKKKHPLPPDGKIHPEHLTTILHQQKKLNKYASQIKRKGDPTGGVGNMSPFVDRPVFTSRPEGSVLFNVPQMPQRIPEESHSKPPLMSEDVIRSIIEISKQMMTHQKPAIEEMYVKPIFIPISVSSPSQDFTRLPENPSKIVYHQLFPSLSNHSSQFSSKPIGITITNPYNLGQATVYDNLREQIMNDSMYSNYQSSFMDAYGNRFPMQQQMSNTPMYPYPPPPPMAYPVFSQPQYQYPHPYPNPYYDQSLAMNRLRTSGAYDNDDSQSNENVLSEEEDDASAEVPEKDVPVAVDQQSNEEESEEISEQSGTKKLIAVGGSIMNYKDYKDSILPLLDANPDDVRISVLTCTLGSRQPNKTECTKYYVCNPQNGAFQSFTCPSFTAFNADTRLCDSATYKSCQNAKQTTTTQKATTLSRIAQPTHQTKLTSEANQLKQNLITAHKYIDMIKKQAYKILSRNKITTETPTEQPENDGMIRITAPTMASMVPSITAPTYTTSTTTKRLRAKPKRKHTKKRTSVKSGLHKAALSKASRKSTSSTTSTTSTTTTTTSTTQPPAPKAPKCRKNGKMPDPAVKNNYYVCYKASPKKFIKTRMACPHNLVYCESTGLCTYERKCKRG; encoded by the coding sequence GAGACAACTGGGAGTGCAATCTATCGGCTGAAGAGGGCGAAGAAAGCGGGGAAAACGTGTACGGGATCAACAATTTGCCGGCGGCCATTTACACCGGACCAACGGGTAGACCTGTCCCTTCAACGACACCCGTTCGATCGATGGACCGGGAAGTTGCGTCTACGGATAGTGGGTATGGTGCCAGTGGAGTTCCTGAAGGGTCATTCACAACTGAAGCAGAGTCAACGAACGAATCGGAAACTGTGACACCTGGCGGTTTATCGAACCTTCCAACCGTCAGCGGAGATAATGAAGGTTATTATATTGTATTGGATGGCGATGGAAACAATCGTTCGACCTTCTATCACACAACGGCTGCGTATGAAGTAGAAGAAACGGAGGAATTCAGCGGAGATGGTATAATTGAAGATGTGGCCCCAGCCAGCGGAGCAAGTTATGACGGAGAAATGGAAGACAAGCAGTCCTCAGCGATGTTGTCATCCGAAGAGTTGTCCAAGACCGATTTGAACTTATTTCTGGCCGATTATACGCTACAAGAGAGCAGTGAGCCTCCTtctaagaagaataagaagaaaaagcATCCTCTGCCACCAGATGGTAAAATCCACCCAGAGCATCTAACGACGATTCTGCATCAGCAGAAGAAGCTAAACAAATATGCTTCTCAGATCAAACGAAAGGGAGATCCAACCGGAGGTGTTGGAAATATGTCACCGTTCGTGGATAGACCCGTATTCACTAGTCGTCCGGAGGGATCGGTTCTGTTCAATGTGCCACAGATGCCACAGAGAATTCCAGAAGAGTCTCATTCAAAGCCTCCGTTAATGTCTGAGGATGTGATTCGGAGTATAATCGAAATCTCCAAGCAGATGATGACACATCAGAAGCCTGCGATTGAAGAAATGTATGTGAAGCCAATCTTCATCCCAATTTCAGTCAGCTCGCCATCACAAGACTTCACCAGACTCCCTGAAAATCCGAGCAAAATCGTATACCACCAGCTGTTTCCATCGCTTTCCAATCATAGTTCTCAGTTTAGTTCAAAACCAATCGGAATAACTATAACAAACCCTTACAATTTAGGTCAAGCAACGGTTTACGACAACTTGCGTGAACAGATAATGAACGATTCGATGTACAGCAATTACCAATCGTCGTTCATGGACGCCTACGGCAACCGTTTCCCAATGCAACAGCAAATGTCGAATACTCCCATGTATCCATACCCACCACCGCCGCCGATGGCCTATCCCGTGTTCAGTCAGCCACAGTATCAGTATCCCCACCCATACCCGAACCCCTACTACGATCAGTCTTTGGCTATGAATCGCCTAAGAACCAGTGGCGCTTACGACAACGATGATTCTCAGTCCAACGAGAACGTCCTCTCCGAAGAAGAAGACGACGCGTCAGCTGAAGTCCCAGAAAAGGACGTACCCGTCGCCGTCGATCAGCAATCAAACGAAGAAGAAAGCGAAGAAATTTCCGAACAATCCGGCACCAAGAAACTAATTGCGGTTGGCGGATCCATTATGAACTACAAAGATTACAAGGACAGTATCCTTCCTTTGCTGGACGCCAATCCAGATGACGTCCGAATCTCCGTTCTGACGTGCACTCTTGGATCACGACAACCGAACAAGACGGAATGCACCAAATACTACGTGTGTAACCCTCAAAATGGTGCCTTCCAATCTTTCACCTGCCCTTCGTTCACCGCCTTCAACGCAGACACTCGCCTTTGCGACTCTGCTACGTACAAATCCTGCCAAAACGCCAAACAAACCACAACGACTCAAAAAGCAACCACTCTTTCTCGTATAGCTCAGCCTACGCACCAGACCAAGCTTACGTCGGAAGCCAATCAGCTGAAACAGAACCTCATAACTGCCCACAAGTACATAGACATGATCAAGAAACAGGCCTACAAGATCCTCAGCCGAAACAAGATAACCACCGAAACCCCCACAGAACAGCCGGAAAACGACGGCATGATACGGATCACGGCACCAACCATGGCCAGTATGGTCCCGTCGATTACCGCTCCAACTTACACGACTTCGACCACGACGAAGCGATTGAGAGCGAAGCCCAAACGAAAGCACACCAAGAAGCGAACGTCCGTCAAGTCCGGTCTACACAAGGCCGCTCTGTCCAAGGCGTCTCGCAAGTCGACGAGTTCTACCACGAGTACGACCTCAACGACGACGACCACCACAAGCACTACGCAACCGCCTGCGCCTAAAGCGCCCAAATGCAGGAAGAATGGCAAGATGCCAGATCCGGCGGTGAAGAACAACTACTACGTGTGCTACAAGGCAAGTCCGAAGAAGTTCATCAAAACGAGGATGGCCTGTCCGCACAATCTGGTGTACTGCGAGAGCACTGGGCTGTGCACTTATGAAAGGAAGTGCAAGAGAGGCTGA